In one Nicotiana tomentosiformis chromosome 6, ASM39032v3, whole genome shotgun sequence genomic region, the following are encoded:
- the LOC104101765 gene encoding protein DETOXIFICATION 29-like: protein MFSQVHKTRMEEETKVPLLLSKLPKWPSDEDDILPINGIRNFFQEFNYESKKLWYLAGPAIFTSLCQYSLGAVTQLFAGHVGTIQLAAVSVENSVIMGIAEGVLLGMGSALETLCGQAYGAKELNMLGIYMQRSWIILNTAAILLTLINIFATQILMLIGQPENISRWAGKFALWMIPQVFSFALEFPIMKFLQAQSKMMVMAVIAGVSFALHTFFTWLLMLKLGWGLPAAAAVLNGSWWFMVIGKLVYIFLGSCGEAWSGFSWKAFHHLWEFVRLSLASGIMICLEYWYFMSLILSAGYLKNADIAVDATSICTNIVGWTFMLCIGFNAAISVRVSNELGAGRPRRAKFSVLVVSITSLAIGAFLTVLLFAARNHYPALFTNNALVQQAVYDLTPILGATLFVNSLQPTLSGVAIGVGWQEHVAYVNIVCYYFFGIPLGLLLTFLFKLGIQGMWYGMLVGTTSQTCVLIWMIAKTDWENEASVANDRIQKSGGHTNNS from the exons ATGTTTAGTCAAGTTCACAAAACCAGGATGGAGGAGGAAACAAAGGTACCACTTCTCCTCTCAAAACTTCCAAAATGGCCATCTGATGAAGATGACATCCTCCCCATTAATGGTATCAGAAACTTTTTCCAGGAGTTCAACTATGAGTCCAAGAAACTGTGGTACCTCGCCGGACCCGCGATATTCACCTCCCTTTGCCAGTACTCTTTGGGCGCTGTCACTCAACTCTTTGCTGGCCATGTTGGAACCATTCAACTTGCTGCTGTCTCCGTTGAGAACTCGGTTATTATGGGAATCGCAGAGGGCGTACTG TTGGGAATGGGAAGCGCATTGGAGACGTTATGTGGGCAAGCATATGGAGCAAAAGAGCTAAATATGTTAGGGATTTACATGCAAAGGTCATGGATAATCCTCAATACTGCAGCAATACTATTGACTCTTATCAACATATTCGCCACCCAAATTCTAATGTTAATCGGTCAGCCCGAAAACATCTCAAGGTGGGCGGGGAAATTCGCGTTGTGGATGATACCACAAGTGTTTTCATTTGCTTTGGAATTCCCAATTATGAAGTTTTTGCAAGCTCAGAGCAAGATGATGGTCATGGCTGTTATAGCTGGGGTTTCATTTGCTTTGCATACTTTTTTTACTTGGCTTTTGATGCTGAAGCTAGGCTGGGGTTTGCCGGCCGCCGCGGCGGTTCTCAACGGCTCGTGGTGGTTCATGGTCATCGGGAAACTTGTGTATATTTTTTTGGGGAGTTGTGGTGAAGCTTGGTCTGGATTTTCTTGGAAGGCTTTTCATCATCTCTGGGAATTTGTTAGATTATCCCTTGCATCTGGTATAATGATTTG CTTAGAATATTGGTACTTTATGTCGCTCATTCTCTCTGCTGGATACTTAAAGAATGCAGATATCGCAGTGGATGCAACTTCCATATG TACAAACATAGTTGGCTGGACATTCATGTTGTGTATTGGATTCAATGCAGCTATAAG CGTCAGGGTATCAAATGAACTAGGAGCAGGGCGTCCAAGAAGAGCAAAATTCTCAGTGCTAGTGGTCTCAATCACTTCACTTGCAATTGGTGCCTTTCTTACAGTCCTACTTTTCGCTGCTCGAAACCATTATCCAGCTTTGTTTACCAATAATGCACTAGTCCAGCAGGCTGTGTATGATCTTACTCCTATATTAGGAGCCACTCTTTTCGTTAACAGTCTCCAACCTACGCTCTCTG GGGTGGCTATTGGAGTAGGTTGGCAAGAACATGTGGCCTATGTTAACATAGTGTGCTACTATTTCTTTGGTATCCCTTTGGGTCTTTTGCTTACCTTCCTCTTCAAATTGGGCATTCAG GGCATGTGGTATGGAATGCTGGTAGGAACTACTTCCCAAACCTGTGTCCTAATTTGGATGATAGCAAAAACTGATTGGGAAAATGAG GCTTCTGTTGCTAATGATAGAATTCAAAAGTCGGGAGGCCACACCAATAATAGCTAA